The Terriglobales bacterium genome includes a window with the following:
- a CDS encoding TIGR01777 family oxidoreductase — protein sequence MKILASGMSGTIGLALLPALASERHTIVRLKTGVARSQNEIAWDPGKPLNPELIGGFDAVIHLAGENIFGRWSQAKKTRIRDSRVKGTQHVCEALAHGENKPGVLIAGSAIGYYGNRGDETLTEESALGKGFLAETCREWEAATQPAEQAGWRVIHLRTGVVLSTREGALKKMLLPFRLGLGGKIGSGRQWLSWISIADTVAAILHCLKTESLRGPVNMVAPNPVTNAEFSRTLGKALHRPTFATVPAFATKFLFGPEMAEETVLTSQRVLPKRLLESGFQFQQPDLSGALKKLLQKQQ from the coding sequence ATGAAGATTCTGGCCAGCGGCATGTCGGGAACCATTGGGTTGGCGCTGCTGCCTGCGCTCGCCTCCGAGAGACATACTATCGTGCGCCTGAAAACCGGAGTCGCTCGTTCCCAAAATGAAATTGCCTGGGATCCGGGGAAGCCGCTGAATCCCGAGTTGATCGGCGGCTTTGATGCTGTCATCCACCTGGCAGGCGAGAACATCTTCGGCCGGTGGAGCCAGGCAAAAAAAACCCGCATCCGCGACAGCCGCGTAAAGGGAACACAGCACGTGTGCGAAGCCCTGGCCCACGGTGAGAACAAACCGGGCGTACTGATCGCCGGCTCGGCCATCGGCTACTACGGCAACCGTGGAGATGAAACTCTGACCGAAGAAAGCGCCCTGGGTAAAGGCTTTTTGGCAGAAACCTGCCGCGAGTGGGAAGCCGCCACCCAGCCTGCTGAGCAGGCTGGGTGGCGTGTGATTCATCTGCGCACCGGCGTGGTGTTGAGCACGCGGGAAGGCGCACTCAAGAAGATGTTGCTCCCCTTCCGCCTCGGACTCGGAGGCAAGATCGGCAGCGGCCGCCAGTGGCTGAGCTGGATCTCAATTGCCGACACCGTCGCCGCCATCCTGCACTGCCTGAAGACTGAATCGCTGCGCGGGCCGGTAAACATGGTCGCGCCCAATCCAGTTACTAATGCAGAATTTTCCCGGACTTTGGGCAAAGCCCTCCACCGCCCGACATTTGCCACGGTTCCGGCATTCGCAACGAAATTCCTTTTCGGCCCAGAGATGGCAGAAGAAACAGTCCTGACCAGTCAGCGCGTGCTGCCCAAGAGATTGCTGGAAAGCGGCTTCCAATTTCAACAGCCAGACCTAAGCGGAGCCCTGAAAAAATTATTGCAAAAACAGCAATGA
- the gltX gene encoding glutamate--tRNA ligase has protein sequence MSDKSKVRVRFAPSPTGQLHVGNVRTALFNWLFARQKGGTMILRIEDTDVERSETRYETQLFEDLKWLGLDWDEGPDITTQPGGGPYGPYRQSDRLQIYHDYAEQLLRERKAYLCFCTEEELEADRQRAVAEQKPHIYSGKCRVLDPAEAEKRRVAGEAAAIRLRIPEHPIRFNDIVRGEVEFSNEVVSDPIITRSSGIPVYNYVVVVDDALMKITHVIRGDDHLSNTPKQVALYEALGMAVPEFAHLSTILGPDRERLSKRHGATSIANFRDMGILPEALMNYLALLGWAPSGGTRETFTAQELVKEFDLRRVTPSPAIFDTEKLAWLNRHYIKQSSADRIAHLAQPYFVKAGLLPEKFSSVDLASYVSTAEFSWFLKVVELLAPYVDQLEQMPERAAMLFHHEAKKALENPDNAEVLKLENTPAVIAAFSKRIAAESGEITAEKFKAIVNEVKTETGTKGKELFHPIRIAIIGSHSGPEFDKLIPIIEAGSKLQLPVHVKSVRERVEEFGRAFARG, from the coding sequence GTGAGCGATAAATCAAAAGTTCGTGTCCGTTTTGCACCCTCTCCCACCGGTCAGTTGCACGTAGGCAACGTGCGCACGGCGTTGTTCAACTGGCTCTTTGCCCGGCAGAAGGGCGGGACGATGATCTTGCGCATTGAAGATACCGATGTGGAGCGCAGTGAGACCCGCTATGAGACGCAGTTGTTCGAAGACCTGAAGTGGCTGGGCCTGGATTGGGACGAGGGCCCGGACATCACCACGCAGCCTGGCGGCGGTCCGTATGGCCCCTACCGGCAGAGCGACCGGTTGCAGATCTATCACGACTACGCCGAGCAACTGCTGCGCGAACGCAAAGCTTACCTATGCTTCTGCACGGAAGAGGAGCTGGAAGCCGATCGCCAGCGGGCGGTTGCGGAACAGAAGCCGCATATTTATTCCGGCAAGTGCCGCGTGCTTGACCCGGCGGAGGCGGAAAAGCGCCGCGTGGCAGGGGAGGCGGCTGCGATCAGGCTCAGAATTCCAGAGCATCCCATTCGCTTTAACGACATCGTGCGCGGCGAGGTGGAGTTTTCCAATGAAGTCGTGAGCGACCCTATCATCACGCGCTCCAGCGGCATCCCGGTTTACAACTACGTGGTGGTGGTGGATGACGCGCTGATGAAGATTACACACGTCATCCGGGGCGACGATCACCTCTCGAATACACCCAAGCAGGTTGCGCTGTACGAGGCCCTGGGGATGGCGGTTCCGGAGTTTGCGCATCTTTCGACGATCCTGGGGCCGGACCGCGAGCGGCTCTCCAAGCGTCATGGAGCGACTTCGATTGCCAACTTCAGAGACATGGGGATTTTGCCCGAAGCCTTGATGAATTACCTGGCGCTGCTGGGCTGGGCCCCGAGCGGCGGCACGCGCGAGACGTTCACTGCGCAAGAGTTGGTGAAGGAATTTGATCTGCGCCGGGTCACGCCCTCGCCTGCAATCTTCGATACAGAAAAACTGGCGTGGCTCAACCGGCACTACATCAAGCAGAGTTCCGCCGACCGAATTGCGCATCTGGCGCAGCCCTATTTTGTGAAAGCTGGGCTGCTGCCGGAAAAGTTTTCCTCCGTAGACCTAGCGAGCTACGTCTCTACGGCAGAATTTTCGTGGTTCTTAAAAGTAGTGGAGCTGCTGGCGCCTTATGTGGATCAGCTCGAACAAATGCCGGAACGCGCGGCGATGCTGTTTCATCATGAAGCCAAAAAGGCGTTGGAAAATCCTGACAACGCTGAGGTGCTGAAACTGGAGAATACCCCGGCAGTCATCGCGGCTTTCAGCAAGCGCATTGCCGCGGAGAGTGGAGAAATTACCGCCGAGAAATTCAAGGCCATCGTAAATGAAGTAAAAACCGAGACGGGAACCAAGGGCAAGGAATTGTTTCATCCTATTCGGATCGCCATTATCGGATCGCACTCGGGGCCGGAGTTCGACAAGCTGATTCCTATTATCGAAGCGGGCAGCAAACTGCAGCTTCCTGTACATGTAAAGAGTGTGCGCGAACGGGTGGAGGAATTTGGAAGAGCTTTTGCCCGCGGATAG
- the rpmE gene encoding 50S ribosomal protein L31 → MKAAIHPAYNEVRVHCACGNTFTTRSTHKGAINLEICSACHPFFTGKQKLVDTAGRVERFRRKYAKTGTAATKQQ, encoded by the coding sequence ATGAAAGCAGCTATTCATCCCGCCTACAACGAAGTGCGCGTGCACTGCGCTTGCGGGAACACGTTCACCACTCGTTCCACCCACAAGGGTGCCATCAACCTTGAAATTTGCTCCGCCTGCCATCCCTTCTTTACCGGCAAGCAGAAGCTGGTGGATACCGCCGGCCGCGTGGAGCGCTTCCGCCGCAAGTACGCCAAAACCGGCACAGCCGCCACCAAGCAACAGTAA
- a CDS encoding DoxX family protein, with amino-acid sequence MVVLIALFGSWLVFRGIGALGYAAFATWHDAARYALAVMFTFTGASHFTKLKHDMVRMMPAIFPKPLLLVYITGVLELLGAMGLLLPAARALAGICLILFLLAVFPANVKAARGKILLNNKPATALWLRLPMQILFIGLIWWAAIK; translated from the coding sequence ATGGTTGTCCTCATAGCGCTGTTTGGATCATGGCTGGTGTTTCGCGGCATCGGAGCCCTCGGCTACGCGGCGTTTGCCACCTGGCACGACGCGGCACGCTATGCGCTGGCCGTCATGTTTACCTTTACTGGAGCAAGCCACTTCACGAAACTCAAACACGACATGGTGCGCATGATGCCCGCCATCTTTCCCAAACCGCTATTGCTGGTTTACATCACGGGTGTGCTTGAGCTGTTGGGAGCGATGGGATTGCTGCTTCCCGCGGCCCGCGCGCTCGCGGGAATTTGCCTGATCCTGTTTTTGCTGGCGGTGTTTCCGGCGAACGTGAAAGCGGCGCGGGGAAAAATCCTGTTGAACAACAAGCCCGCCACCGCGCTCTGGTTACGACTTCCCATGCAGATTTTGTTTATTGGGTTGATATGGTGGGCGGCGATAAAGTAG
- a CDS encoding cysteine synthase family protein: MSKTVSSSVSPNGALLGERQLNRVGNTPLLRLERIVGTLAGIQILAKAEWCNPGGSVKDRAASSIVADAERRGLLKPGKSLLDSTSGNTGIAYSMLGAAKGFEVTLCMPSNVSVERKRIVKAYGAQVVWTDPAEGSDGAIRKARELAANEPDRYVYVDQYSNEANWRAHYEGTANEIWRQTAGEITHFVATLGTSGTFVGTTRKLKELNPRIQCISLQPDSPFHGLEGLKHMATAIVPKIYDPKLADRDEGISTEASYAMVRRLAREEGLLVGISAGAAALGALQVAQELAAKKETGVIVTIFADSGDKYLSERFWDE; encoded by the coding sequence ATGTCAAAAACGGTTTCCAGCAGCGTTTCGCCCAACGGCGCTCTTCTCGGGGAGCGGCAGCTCAATCGCGTTGGCAACACTCCACTGCTGCGCTTGGAGCGCATCGTGGGCACCCTTGCCGGCATTCAGATTCTTGCCAAAGCCGAGTGGTGTAACCCGGGTGGATCAGTCAAAGACCGCGCTGCATCTTCTATTGTGGCGGACGCGGAGCGCCGGGGATTGCTGAAGCCCGGCAAATCACTGCTCGATTCCACCAGCGGCAACACCGGCATTGCTTACTCCATGCTGGGAGCGGCCAAGGGATTCGAGGTCACGCTGTGCATGCCGTCGAACGTCTCGGTGGAGCGCAAACGCATTGTGAAAGCGTACGGCGCCCAGGTGGTCTGGACCGATCCGGCAGAAGGGTCGGATGGTGCCATCCGCAAAGCGCGCGAGCTGGCAGCCAATGAACCTGACCGCTACGTCTATGTTGATCAGTATTCCAATGAAGCCAACTGGCGGGCGCACTACGAAGGGACGGCCAATGAAATCTGGCGGCAAACCGCAGGCGAGATCACGCACTTTGTGGCCACGCTCGGCACCAGCGGGACTTTTGTAGGCACGACCCGGAAGCTGAAAGAACTGAATCCGCGCATTCAGTGCATCTCGCTACAACCCGATTCGCCCTTTCATGGACTAGAAGGACTCAAGCACATGGCCACAGCGATTGTGCCTAAAATCTATGATCCCAAGCTCGCCGACCGCGACGAGGGCATTTCGACCGAAGCCTCTTACGCCATGGTGCGCCGCCTGGCGCGGGAAGAGGGCCTGCTGGTGGGAATCTCTGCGGGAGCGGCTGCCCTGGGTGCTCTACAAGTTGCGCAGGAACTGGCAGCGAAAAAAGAAACAGGCGTGATTGTGACCATTTTTGCTGACTCCGGGGACAAGTATCTGAGCGAAAGATTCTGGGACGAGTAA
- a CDS encoding lipid-binding SYLF domain-containing protein, translating to MKKKTLRLLFATVLLSTCARAQQHEQERLKQAGEVLEEILNIPDNLPKGILDKSECVIVIPSVKKFAFGIGANYGRGAMSCRSNQNFTGPWGPPAMVALEGANIGFQIGGQAIDFVLLVVNPKGVDSILKSKVKLGADIAAAAGPKGRDAQAATDVLMRAEILTYSRSHGLFAGVSLDGSTLRPDNSASEKVYGRKITAREIVLEHAVSTPSSGELLVSTLQKASPRNLSNPKSLSTP from the coding sequence ATGAAGAAAAAGACACTTAGGTTACTGTTTGCGACGGTGCTGCTGTCAACCTGTGCTCGGGCCCAGCAGCACGAACAGGAGCGCCTGAAGCAAGCAGGTGAAGTCCTCGAAGAAATCCTCAATATTCCCGACAATCTTCCCAAAGGGATCCTTGATAAATCCGAGTGTGTGATTGTCATCCCTTCGGTCAAGAAGTTTGCATTCGGCATTGGCGCCAATTACGGACGCGGGGCCATGTCATGCCGCAGTAACCAGAACTTCACCGGTCCCTGGGGACCGCCTGCCATGGTCGCCTTGGAAGGCGCCAACATTGGCTTCCAGATCGGAGGACAAGCCATAGATTTTGTTCTCCTGGTGGTGAATCCCAAGGGAGTTGATTCGATCCTGAAAAGCAAAGTCAAACTTGGCGCAGACATCGCCGCCGCTGCGGGCCCCAAGGGGCGCGATGCCCAAGCCGCCACCGACGTGCTCATGCGCGCCGAGATTCTCACATATTCCCGCTCGCACGGCCTCTTCGCCGGGGTTTCGCTTGATGGTTCCACCCTGCGTCCAGATAATAGCGCAAGTGAAAAAGTCTACGGGCGCAAGATTACCGCGCGAGAGATTGTCCTGGAACATGCGGTAAGCACGCCATCCTCAGGCGAGTTGCTGGTCAGTACGCTGCAAAAGGCCTCTCCCAGGAATTTGTCGAACCCCAAGTCTCTTTCCACTCCTTAA
- a CDS encoding ATP-binding cassette domain-containing protein, protein MALVEVRELTKIYSLGASIFAPQPAVGQLAAGKGEIRAVDGVSLEIHAGETLGLVGESGSGKSTLGRLILRLIDPTSGTIFFDGQNLQNASAPAMRRLRRDMQIIFQDPFGSLNPRMRVREIVTEPLHIHKIEGVDMDLRAAELMRAVGLDGSALERYPHEFSGGQRQRIGIARALALRPRLIVCDEPVSALDVSVGAQIVNLLAQLQREFGLTYLFISHSMPIVRYLATRIAVMYRGKIVELGSCEQVTSRPAHSYTRSLLEATPEI, encoded by the coding sequence GTGGCGCTCGTCGAAGTTCGTGAACTGACCAAGATTTATTCTCTGGGAGCTTCCATTTTTGCTCCTCAACCCGCCGTGGGCCAACTCGCGGCCGGCAAGGGCGAAATCCGCGCGGTGGATGGAGTCAGCCTCGAAATTCACGCGGGAGAAACCCTCGGTCTGGTCGGAGAATCGGGTTCAGGCAAAAGCACGCTGGGACGGCTGATTCTGCGATTGATTGATCCAACTTCGGGCACAATCTTCTTTGACGGGCAAAATCTTCAAAACGCTTCTGCCCCGGCAATGCGCCGGCTACGCCGCGACATGCAGATCATTTTTCAGGACCCGTTCGGCTCGCTTAATCCGCGCATGCGTGTACGCGAGATCGTGACTGAGCCGTTGCACATCCACAAAATCGAGGGAGTGGATATGGACTTGCGGGCTGCAGAGCTGATGCGCGCCGTGGGTCTGGATGGCTCGGCCCTCGAACGCTATCCACATGAATTTTCCGGGGGACAGCGGCAGCGCATCGGAATTGCCCGGGCTTTAGCGCTGCGACCACGGCTCATTGTCTGCGATGAACCGGTTTCGGCGCTTGACGTCAGTGTGGGAGCACAAATTGTGAACCTGCTGGCGCAATTGCAGCGGGAATTCGGCCTGACTTACCTGTTCATCTCCCACTCCATGCCTATCGTGCGCTATCTGGCCACGCGTATTGCAGTAATGTATCGCGGGAAAATCGTCGAGCTGGGAAGCTGTGAGCAGGTGACCTCGAGGCCTGCGCACTCTTACACGCGCAGTTTGCTGGAAGCAACGCCAGAGATTTGA
- the rpe gene encoding ribulose-phosphate 3-epimerase, with amino-acid sequence MIELAPSILSADFARLAEEVQAALAGGATLLHVDVMDGHFVPNITIGPPVVQSLRRVTDVPFDVHLMIENPDEYIPAFADAGADWISVHQEACIHLHRTLEHIASRGLKAGVVINPATPVQTLSEVLDMVDHVLVMSVNPGFGGQKFIPASLEKVRALANIRSARNLGFRIEIDGGITTETIADAVRAGVEILVSGYAVFGKGNARDNVEQLLKTAREATLLKV; translated from the coding sequence ATGATTGAGCTCGCGCCCTCAATTTTATCGGCCGATTTTGCCCGCTTGGCAGAGGAAGTTCAGGCCGCGTTGGCCGGAGGCGCCACGCTGTTGCATGTGGATGTAATGGATGGGCACTTTGTCCCCAATATCACCATTGGTCCACCGGTGGTTCAATCGTTGCGGCGGGTAACCGATGTACCGTTCGACGTGCATCTGATGATCGAGAATCCTGATGAGTATATCCCGGCGTTCGCTGACGCTGGAGCGGATTGGATCTCGGTGCACCAGGAAGCTTGCATACATTTGCATCGTACGCTGGAACACATTGCTTCCAGAGGATTGAAGGCCGGCGTGGTCATCAATCCGGCCACTCCAGTGCAGACCTTAAGTGAAGTGCTGGATATGGTGGACCATGTGCTCGTGATGTCGGTGAATCCCGGCTTCGGCGGGCAGAAATTCATACCGGCATCGCTCGAAAAAGTGCGCGCCCTGGCCAATATTCGCAGCGCCAGGAATTTGGGGTTCCGGATTGAAATTGATGGCGGCATCACTACCGAGACCATCGCAGATGCTGTACGGGCAGGAGTAGAAATTCTGGTCTCAGGTTACGCCGTGTTCGGGAAAGGCAATGCCCGCGATAACGTGGAACAATTGCTGAAGACTGCACGGGAAGCAACCCTTCTCAAGGTATAG